One genomic window of Candidatus Eisenbacteria bacterium includes the following:
- a CDS encoding type II toxin-antitoxin system RelE/ParE family toxin, with product MGRYRLVFRKSVAKDLRRVPNKDVARILKCFKALENDPRGPGCEKLSEQERYRVRVGVYRIVYQIKDDLLVVVVVKIGHRRDVYRSS from the coding sequence ATGGGAAGATATAGGCTGGTCTTCAGGAAATCGGTCGCAAAGGATCTTCGGCGGGTTCCCAACAAGGATGTTGCTCGTATTCTCAAGTGTTTCAAGGCACTTGAAAACGATCCGCGGGGGCCGGGATGTGAGAAGCTGTCGGAGCAAGAAAGATATCGAGTCCGTGTTGGTGTTTATCGTATTGTCTACCAGATCAAGGACGACTTGCTTGTGGTTGTCGTGGTGAAGATCGGCCACCGGCGCGACGTTTACAGAAGCAGCTAA
- a CDS encoding aminotransferase class I/II-fold pyridoxal phosphate-dependent enzyme, protein MADPSELLAERVNRIGLSPTLRIGATALAMKAEGINVIDFSVGEPDFPTPKNVKEAGKRAIDADFTKYTANDGIADLKRAIIEKLRRDNGLDYKLDEIIVSPGAKCSLYHISVALFNEGEDVIIPVPYWVSYPDQVRLAKANPIFVRTREENGFRLTPQDLRAALTFNTKALILNYPCNPSGATYTRDDLEAIAEVAVKEGLLVIADEIYEKLVYDGFRFVSIASLNDRIKKQCIVVNGVSKAYSMTGWRIGYAAGPKEIIAAMSKIQSHNTSNATSISQMATLEALRGSQLEIPRMVSEFHRRRNYMVQRLRAIPGVSCFEPKGAFYLFPNVSYYFDRQFHGAPVRNSYGLSYYLLKEAKVAVVPGEAFGAEGHIRLSYATSMKNIEEGMHRIADALAALEAPKKVKPLELNNVTTKVRKYVETELVSGLDLRNALVAESDAHLKYDNYFEWNASISGVIIQLRTNSPHFSDFWAENWYPAQLEADIEPHAIIYGVKDVTGREARTFYNSDSHTGFVFNTAFYGQLRSLAIGMLADVSEKTSGLHCVHASAIDVGGSGILLMGPPRVGKFTHLAGLLKANGARLAAIDFVCLRYLEREVLADVPERKFYVRTNSVEKMPQLARLFDKSKLENVVTKRDECTHEFCPDVDSCRIDRGEGYCYAASRDSRAMLDPYWIGGTSGHVKRTSVKILVILCRDAVSPAVRKLEADEALRLLEEGNFASGTGPMRAQPFLNPNLLVRSSDRFQLQRFLFSRLLKAVPCYVVNTGAGSPESIQEKIRELAEKAPR, encoded by the coding sequence ATGGCAGATCCTTCAGAACTGTTGGCTGAGCGAGTAAATCGCATCGGGCTTTCCCCGACGCTCCGCATAGGGGCGACCGCCCTCGCCATGAAGGCCGAGGGCATCAATGTGATCGACTTCAGCGTCGGCGAGCCCGACTTCCCCACGCCGAAGAACGTGAAGGAAGCCGGCAAACGTGCAATCGACGCCGACTTCACCAAGTACACGGCCAACGACGGCATCGCGGACTTAAAGCGCGCGATCATCGAAAAGCTGAGACGCGACAACGGGCTGGATTACAAGCTCGACGAAATAATCGTCTCGCCCGGCGCCAAGTGCAGCCTCTACCACATCTCGGTTGCGCTCTTCAACGAAGGCGAAGACGTCATCATTCCAGTCCCCTACTGGGTTTCCTACCCCGACCAGGTGAGGCTCGCGAAGGCGAATCCCATTTTCGTGCGCACGAGAGAGGAGAACGGCTTCCGTCTGACGCCGCAGGACCTGAGAGCCGCGCTCACGTTCAACACGAAAGCGCTCATACTCAACTATCCCTGCAATCCGAGCGGCGCCACGTACACGCGGGACGACCTCGAGGCGATTGCCGAAGTCGCAGTCAAGGAAGGGCTTCTCGTCATTGCAGACGAAATCTACGAGAAGCTGGTCTACGACGGTTTCAGGTTCGTGAGCATCGCTTCTCTCAATGACAGGATAAAGAAGCAGTGCATAGTCGTTAACGGCGTCTCGAAGGCATATTCGATGACCGGCTGGCGAATCGGCTACGCGGCGGGGCCCAAAGAGATAATCGCCGCGATGTCAAAGATCCAGAGTCACAACACGTCGAACGCGACTTCGATCTCGCAGATGGCGACATTGGAAGCCCTTCGGGGCTCGCAGCTCGAAATCCCGCGCATGGTATCGGAGTTCCATCGCCGCAGGAATTACATGGTTCAGCGTCTGCGCGCGATTCCGGGCGTCTCTTGTTTTGAGCCGAAGGGCGCGTTCTATCTCTTCCCGAACGTCTCCTACTACTTTGACCGACAGTTTCATGGGGCACCCGTCAGAAACTCGTACGGCTTGTCTTACTACCTTCTCAAAGAGGCGAAAGTGGCCGTTGTTCCCGGCGAAGCCTTCGGCGCCGAGGGGCACATCAGGCTTTCCTACGCTACGTCGATGAAAAACATCGAAGAAGGAATGCATAGAATCGCCGACGCCCTCGCGGCGCTGGAAGCTCCCAAGAAAGTGAAGCCGCTCGAGCTCAACAACGTAACCACGAAGGTCAGGAAGTACGTCGAGACGGAGCTGGTGAGCGGCCTCGATCTCAGGAACGCGCTCGTTGCGGAATCCGACGCGCATCTCAAGTACGACAACTACTTCGAATGGAATGCCAGCATCTCTGGCGTGATAATACAGCTCCGCACGAATAGCCCTCATTTCTCGGATTTCTGGGCGGAGAACTGGTACCCCGCTCAGCTCGAAGCAGACATTGAACCTCACGCCATCATCTACGGTGTGAAAGACGTGACCGGCAGAGAAGCGCGCACTTTCTACAACTCGGATTCCCACACCGGTTTTGTTTTCAATACCGCGTTCTACGGCCAACTGAGGAGCCTCGCCATCGGCATGCTGGCCGACGTTTCGGAAAAAACGTCCGGCCTTCATTGCGTCCATGCTTCGGCAATCGACGTCGGCGGTTCGGGGATTCTTCTTATGGGACCACCGCGAGTCGGGAAATTCACGCACCTTGCAGGTCTTCTCAAGGCTAACGGGGCCAGACTGGCGGCGATTGACTTCGTTTGCCTCAGGTACCTTGAGAGGGAGGTTCTGGCCGACGTCCCCGAGAGAAAGTTCTACGTCAGAACCAACTCCGTGGAGAAGATGCCGCAGCTCGCAAGGCTTTTTGACAAGAGCAAGCTCGAGAACGTCGTCACGAAGAGAGACGAGTGCACGCACGAGTTTTGCCCCGACGTCGATTCTTGCAGGATCGACAGAGGAGAGGGCTATTGCTACGCGGCTTCGCGCGATTCGAGGGCCATGCTCGACCCGTACTGGATCGGGGGCACTTCAGGACACGTGAAGCGCACTTCAGTCAAGATTCTCGTGATTCTGTGCCGCGACGCGGTTTCCCCCGCGGTTAGAAAGCTCGAAGCGGACGAGGCCCTCAGGCTGCTCGAAGAGGGCAACTTCGCTTCCGGAACGGGGCCCATGCGGGCGCAGCCGTTTCTCAATCCAAACCTTCTCGTCAGAAGCTCCGACAGATTCCAGCTACAGAGATTCCTCTTCAGCAGGCTTCTCAAAGCAGTTCCCTGCTACGTAGTGAATACGGGGGCGGGTTCGCCTGAAAGCATTCAGGAGAAGATAAGGGAACTGGCGGAAAAGGCTCCGAGGTAA
- a CDS encoding NAD(P)-binding protein, with translation MLDVDRREFLKKLLAGVSLAALDWNAFPKGANAQAGKGESEATMTAAGSGSARAGESAFDAIIIGSGLGGLSCAAAFARQGFKPLVLEKHDKPGGYATTFKRPGGFSFDVSLHSTVVGERAGIHNLIPGFPEIADIEFVPHPNLYRAIFPDYDLRMPQKDIPAYVAILVGHFPEEKEGIEGLFGDMKGLVSDLEKYSAARGKVDMATFPADFPYLFKNYSRTWGQMVDSRIKSPKLKAIVSVMWGYYGLPPSRLSTFYYALPTMSYLAEGGYYPKGQSQKISNAFVEFIEKRGGKVVLGTKVSEILVKDHVAHGVRTADGKEYGAKVVVSNANAYDTFHTMMNESEYLKDYLARMDTFSVSLSSFQVFLGLKKDLVGGLGITDTEIFCEPGYDPEAAYEDMVNAKVEDGGFGLMLYDNLYKGYSPQGKNTLNVLSLQGYDHWKQYETDYFKGEKTAYRKEKERMADVLIDSVEKRLLPGLRAAIEVKEIGTPLTNLRYTGNYRGAAYGWDQTLDNSGQSRLGHSTPIKNLYLAGAWTRPGHGYGAVIPSGLECFGEIMKNW, from the coding sequence ATGCTTGACGTAGACAGGAGAGAGTTTCTGAAGAAGCTGCTTGCCGGAGTGTCGCTTGCAGCTCTCGATTGGAATGCATTCCCGAAGGGCGCGAACGCTCAGGCGGGAAAAGGAGAATCTGAGGCGACGATGACTGCGGCTGGGAGCGGAAGCGCTCGGGCCGGAGAAAGCGCCTTCGACGCTATCATCATCGGTTCCGGTCTCGGCGGACTAAGCTGTGCCGCCGCTTTTGCCCGCCAAGGGTTCAAGCCACTCGTTCTGGAAAAGCACGACAAACCCGGCGGCTACGCTACGACGTTCAAGCGACCCGGGGGCTTCAGCTTCGACGTCTCCTTGCATTCCACGGTGGTGGGAGAAAGAGCGGGCATACACAATCTGATACCGGGATTTCCAGAGATCGCGGACATTGAATTTGTCCCTCACCCAAACCTCTATCGAGCAATCTTCCCTGACTACGATCTCCGCATGCCGCAGAAGGACATTCCCGCGTACGTCGCAATACTGGTCGGCCATTTTCCTGAGGAGAAGGAAGGTATTGAGGGGCTGTTCGGCGACATGAAGGGACTGGTCAGCGACCTTGAGAAGTACTCGGCAGCCCGAGGCAAGGTGGACATGGCCACGTTCCCCGCCGACTTCCCATATCTCTTCAAGAATTACAGCAGGACGTGGGGCCAGATGGTGGACTCCCGAATCAAGAGCCCGAAGCTCAAAGCGATTGTGTCCGTGATGTGGGGATACTACGGGCTTCCGCCCTCGAGACTCTCGACTTTTTACTACGCGCTTCCCACGATGAGCTATCTTGCCGAGGGCGGTTATTATCCGAAGGGGCAATCTCAGAAGATAAGCAATGCCTTCGTGGAGTTCATAGAAAAACGCGGCGGCAAGGTGGTTCTGGGGACGAAGGTCAGCGAGATTCTGGTAAAGGACCACGTGGCTCACGGAGTCAGAACCGCTGACGGGAAAGAATACGGCGCAAAGGTCGTCGTGTCCAACGCCAACGCGTACGACACGTTCCACACCATGATGAATGAGAGCGAGTATCTCAAGGATTACCTCGCCCGGATGGACACGTTCAGCGTGAGTCTTTCGAGCTTCCAGGTGTTCCTTGGGCTGAAGAAGGACCTCGTCGGCGGGCTTGGAATCACCGACACCGAGATCTTCTGCGAGCCGGGCTATGACCCCGAGGCCGCCTACGAGGACATGGTCAACGCAAAGGTTGAAGATGGTGGCTTCGGACTCATGCTCTACGACAACCTCTACAAAGGCTATTCGCCCCAGGGAAAGAACACACTCAACGTCTTGTCGCTCCAGGGGTACGACCACTGGAAACAATACGAGACCGACTATTTCAAGGGCGAGAAGACGGCCTACAGAAAAGAGAAGGAACGAATGGCCGACGTCCTGATCGACAGCGTGGAAAAAAGGCTCCTGCCGGGGCTACGGGCCGCGATTGAGGTCAAGGAGATCGGCACCCCTCTCACGAATCTGCGCTACACCGGCAACTACCGAGGCGCTGCCTACGGTTGGGATCAGACGCTGGACAATTCAGGCCAGAGTCGCCTGGGGCATTCGACTCCCATAAAGAACCTGTATCTTGCCGGGGCCTGGACCAGGCCCGGCCACGGCTACGGCGCCGTCATCCCGAGCGGCCTCGAGTGCTTCGGGGAGATTATGAAGAACTGGTGA
- a CDS encoding SPFH domain-containing protein, producing MPVFWIVVVALAAGLFVLWALNYRKVGPNEALIISGGRRHTIVEPDGTKRTVGYRVQIGGGTFIMPLVERAQVLPLDIFPISLKVEDVLTGQGVLITAEAQGQVRVADDEHSIRLAAQQFLTAGADGIKSVSSDVLEGHFRAMLGMMSVEEIYQHREEFADRVEKAASEDFSRMGLSLVSFSMKDISDKQGYIEALGAPKIAQVKRDASVAQAETEKDAAIKAAISKKEGDVVRLQAEVEIAAATRDFETKRAEFQATVNQKRARADLSYELERFKMTQELKKEEAEVKLIEKEKSIELETKEIARREKELEATVRKPAEAMAFQAKMEAEAEAYQKELEAKGRAAGIRLQGAAEAEAMAAKGEAEARTMLRKAESWSKYNEAAIYETYMKTLPDLAKAVSEPLSKVEKIVLVGSGDASAASQITGQVATIIAQLPTIIESLTGTDIKTFLSNLPRSRQLKEAGKESKESSESSKGKSGGMID from the coding sequence ATGCCCGTGTTCTGGATAGTAGTCGTCGCTCTTGCCGCCGGCCTTTTTGTGCTTTGGGCCTTGAACTACCGAAAGGTCGGCCCGAACGAGGCCCTCATAATCTCCGGAGGAAGAAGGCACACGATTGTCGAACCTGACGGCACGAAGAGGACCGTCGGCTATAGAGTCCAGATAGGCGGCGGCACGTTCATAATGCCGCTCGTTGAAAGAGCGCAGGTGCTGCCGCTCGATATTTTCCCCATTTCTCTGAAGGTCGAGGACGTTTTAACCGGCCAGGGCGTGCTGATAACTGCCGAAGCACAGGGGCAGGTGAGAGTCGCGGACGACGAACACTCAATAAGGCTTGCTGCCCAGCAGTTTCTTACTGCGGGAGCCGACGGGATTAAGTCGGTTTCATCTGATGTGCTCGAGGGACATTTCCGCGCCATGCTGGGTATGATGTCCGTCGAGGAAATATACCAGCACAGGGAAGAATTCGCCGACCGCGTGGAAAAGGCTGCCTCCGAGGATTTCTCACGCATGGGGCTCTCGCTCGTTTCTTTTTCCATGAAGGACATCAGCGACAAGCAAGGATACATCGAGGCTCTCGGTGCGCCTAAGATCGCTCAGGTGAAAAGAGACGCCTCCGTCGCCCAGGCGGAAACAGAAAAAGATGCCGCCATCAAGGCCGCTATCTCCAAGAAAGAGGGAGACGTCGTGCGGCTCCAGGCCGAGGTTGAGATCGCAGCGGCAACGCGAGATTTTGAGACGAAGCGCGCGGAGTTCCAGGCGACAGTCAACCAGAAGCGTGCCCGGGCAGACCTATCCTATGAGCTCGAGAGATTCAAGATGACTCAGGAGCTCAAGAAGGAAGAGGCAGAGGTTAAGTTAATAGAGAAAGAGAAATCAATCGAGCTCGAAACGAAGGAGATTGCGAGGAGAGAGAAGGAACTAGAGGCGACCGTGAGGAAACCGGCCGAGGCCATGGCGTTCCAGGCGAAGATGGAGGCAGAGGCAGAGGCTTACCAGAAAGAACTCGAAGCCAAGGGAAGAGCCGCGGGCATCAGGCTTCAGGGTGCGGCCGAGGCCGAAGCGATGGCTGCAAAGGGCGAAGCCGAAGCCAGGACCATGCTGAGAAAGGCGGAGTCCTGGTCCAAGTATAACGAGGCCGCCATCTACGAAACTTACATGAAAACTCTGCCCGATCTTGCCAAGGCGGTGTCCGAGCCTCTATCCAAAGTCGAGAAGATCGTACTTGTGGGTTCCGGCGATGCGAGCGCCGCATCGCAGATTACCGGCCAGGTTGCAACCATCATCGCTCAGCTTCCGACGATCATCGAGTCTCTGACCGGGACTGACATAAAGACGTTTCTCTCGAACCTGCCACGCTCTCGCCAACTGAAGGAAGCCGGAAAGGAATCCAAGGAATCCTCCGAAAGCTCCAAGGGCAAGAGCGGAGGAATGATAGACTGA
- a CDS encoding plasmid pRiA4b ORF-3 family protein, whose amino-acid sequence MKYNSPADMWLEQTENPTAQPRRSPDMAGVAQGKSYDVRNRFDHTLQFKVTLKEVKPPVWRRIQVPCTYTFWDLHVAIQDAMGWLDYHLHAFKLRAPTTGILLEIGIPSEDDFADEPVVLPGWDIPVARFLTLADRKADYLYDFGDGWEHAIVLEKVGPRDSSLHYPVCVAGRRACPPEDCGGSWGYKELLEALADPNHEEHDRLSTWVGGSFDPEEFEAASVRFEDPEERWKCAFLDGQ is encoded by the coding sequence GTGAAATACAATTCGCCTGCTGACATGTGGCTGGAGCAGACGGAGAACCCCACCGCTCAGCCGCGCCGTTCGCCAGACATGGCGGGCGTGGCTCAAGGAAAGTCATACGATGTGAGAAACAGGTTTGACCACACTCTACAGTTCAAGGTGACGCTCAAGGAGGTCAAGCCTCCAGTCTGGCGACGGATCCAGGTCCCGTGTACCTATACCTTCTGGGACCTGCACGTCGCCATACAAGATGCCATGGGTTGGCTTGATTACCATCTGCACGCGTTCAAGTTGCGGGCCCCCACCACTGGAATACTCCTGGAGATAGGGATTCCTTCCGAAGATGATTTCGCAGATGAACCCGTTGTTCTTCCCGGCTGGGACATCCCAGTTGCACGCTTCCTAACGCTGGCTGACCGAAAAGCCGACTATCTGTACGACTTTGGAGATGGCTGGGAGCATGCCATCGTTCTTGAGAAGGTCGGTCCGCGCGATTCCTCGTTGCATTATCCCGTTTGTGTTGCCGGCCGACGTGCGTGCCCGCCGGAGGATTGCGGCGGGTCGTGGGGATACAAGGAATTGCTCGAGGCGCTGGCCGATCCCAATCATGAAGAGCATGACAGATTATCGACTTGGGTGGGAGGGTCGTTTGATCCGGAAGAGTTCGAGGCAGCTTCTGTACGCTTCGAGGACCCAGAGGAGCGATGGAAGTGCGCATTCTTGGACGGGCAATAG
- a CDS encoding CopG family transcriptional regulator yields MSELAKRSTVYFRPDLHRALRIKAIHTQRSLSDLVNDAVQMALREDEEDLEAFRERAHEPTLSYEELLRDLKAHGKI; encoded by the coding sequence ATGAGTGAGCTTGCTAAGCGTTCAACGGTCTACTTCAGACCAGATCTTCACCGCGCCCTGCGCATCAAGGCAATTCACACACAGCGCAGCTTGTCCGATCTCGTAAACGATGCTGTTCAGATGGCACTTCGGGAGGACGAAGAGGACCTCGAGGCCTTCCGTGAGCGCGCGCATGAGCCTACGCTAAGTTACGAAGAACTGCTCAGAGACTTGAAGGCGCATGGGAAGATATAG
- a CDS encoding FG-GAP-like repeat-containing protein → MKLKNNLNRSKPVKRFALANGAASVNIPVPTNKSAPVCGSTSERRFLAECACTWPGPASSHAPVLSRCFGVLLAVTGLLVVALLLSVSPTATFAACPEGDCDQSCTIWKNAGSYAYWYPYLQRWADSDLPVTYYINQNGASLCTGNEFNAVQRALTNWENVLTAYWAGCYGGVTDKDSGAYPEPVQKDGFNVVSWEDMGNAAPLTYGLAHWWWDAQNYNYECDITFNDNAAVPWSALRADSCLRGKYDLESVATHEFGHWMSFGHSCDTKATMYCFSDSNETHKRTLNECDVSAMHWRYPQSSGAPKPQPGCWPVLFDDHVSSNPALGDINRDGVEEVVFATYDSTLHVLDGRGKELDHWPQKVGAEISGSSPALGDVDGDGWLEIAIGADNDSLYVFKHNGARAANWPRAAGSGVSTTPSIADLNKDGFVDIVCVTDSVYAWRGSDASKLTGWPVYAGGLVSRAAPALADLNGDDSLEVVVPGGNHKIYAFKPHGASLTGWPASLSRTPDEAVAIGDIDGDGSYEVVSTAKYDSVYAWNANGSRCAGWPVYVTATVGYSAPSLGNLDADAALEVVFGSDSDTLFAFNGDGTKLAAGWPVRVEGKVRGSAVIADVDGDNAYEVVAATDQGNIYAVNGDGTWVSGWPVQFGALADRAPAIGDIDGNNKLDLVVADAASQEMFAFTLGTVPTEARYEWRMYAHDWNRTSCYGFTPTAPTTWLFSDAIVDFGYWERFGAGGAGIDLSTYSMSSPYSMGVSGSSAPGAFASAYSELINADFSRPYSVKFWFAYSDFYEANWLVFGHARLRLMNQDSPVMVDIAGDWSNLVPLGPPFGAPTPPYAYADFEIKVDPTVRTIELLVFGASMGVVQYNTTVVPSDRIWLEDREYPGAFLTGWYDDFEVHGFLPVVAVQPETPSTPPLANVLYQSYPNPMNPMATIKYSVKESGKVVIKIYDVTGRVVKGLVNEEKQASPTAYSIPWNGTDDSGHRVASGVYFCRMEAKNFISAKKIVLLR, encoded by the coding sequence ATGAAGCTTAAGAACAACCTGAACAGGTCCAAGCCTGTGAAGAGATTCGCGCTTGCGAACGGGGCCGCGAGTGTAAACATACCGGTCCCTACGAACAAGTCCGCGCCCGTGTGCGGGTCTACGTCTGAGCGCAGATTCCTAGCTGAGTGCGCGTGCACCTGGCCGGGGCCGGCTTCGTCCCACGCGCCGGTACTCAGTAGATGCTTCGGTGTCTTACTTGCAGTCACCGGTCTCCTCGTTGTCGCTCTGCTCCTGAGCGTCTCCCCGACTGCTACGTTTGCCGCATGCCCCGAGGGCGATTGCGACCAAAGCTGCACGATTTGGAAGAATGCAGGCAGCTATGCCTACTGGTATCCTTACCTCCAAAGGTGGGCCGATAGCGACCTGCCTGTCACATACTACATCAACCAGAATGGGGCGTCCCTCTGCACGGGGAATGAGTTCAATGCCGTGCAGAGGGCGCTCACCAATTGGGAAAACGTCCTGACGGCCTATTGGGCCGGGTGCTACGGTGGCGTCACGGACAAGGACTCCGGGGCCTACCCTGAACCCGTGCAAAAGGACGGATTCAACGTCGTCTCGTGGGAAGACATGGGAAACGCCGCCCCGCTCACGTACGGCCTTGCGCACTGGTGGTGGGACGCGCAGAACTATAATTATGAATGTGACATCACGTTCAACGACAACGCGGCAGTGCCCTGGTCTGCTTTGCGGGCTGATTCCTGCCTGCGTGGCAAATACGACCTCGAGAGCGTGGCTACGCACGAATTCGGCCACTGGATGAGCTTCGGGCATTCGTGCGACACAAAGGCCACCATGTACTGTTTTAGTGATTCCAACGAAACGCACAAACGCACTCTGAACGAATGTGATGTGTCTGCCATGCACTGGCGATATCCCCAGAGCAGTGGCGCACCAAAACCGCAACCCGGTTGCTGGCCCGTGCTTTTTGACGATCATGTGAGCTCCAATCCTGCGCTCGGAGACATTAACAGAGACGGTGTGGAGGAGGTCGTGTTCGCAACGTACGACAGTACGCTGCACGTTCTGGACGGCAGGGGGAAGGAGCTCGACCACTGGCCGCAGAAGGTCGGCGCAGAAATCAGCGGTTCTTCGCCGGCTCTCGGCGACGTGGATGGTGACGGGTGGCTAGAGATTGCTATAGGCGCGGACAATGACAGCCTCTACGTGTTCAAGCATAATGGCGCGCGCGCCGCCAACTGGCCGCGAGCCGCGGGATCCGGAGTCAGTACGACGCCGAGCATCGCCGATTTGAACAAAGACGGGTTCGTGGACATCGTCTGTGTGACGGACTCCGTCTACGCCTGGAGAGGTAGCGACGCCTCGAAGTTGACCGGTTGGCCGGTGTACGCGGGGGGACTTGTCTCGCGGGCCGCGCCCGCTCTGGCGGATCTTAACGGCGACGACAGCCTTGAGGTCGTAGTCCCTGGAGGCAACCATAAGATCTATGCGTTCAAGCCTCATGGCGCAAGCCTCACAGGTTGGCCCGCTTCGCTTAGCCGCACGCCAGACGAAGCCGTTGCCATCGGAGACATCGACGGTGATGGCAGCTACGAAGTAGTATCAACTGCAAAGTACGACAGTGTGTACGCCTGGAATGCGAACGGAAGCCGGTGCGCGGGCTGGCCCGTCTACGTTACGGCGACTGTGGGCTACTCCGCGCCGAGCCTCGGTAATCTTGATGCTGACGCGGCTCTCGAGGTGGTCTTCGGGAGCGACAGCGACACTCTGTTCGCCTTCAACGGAGACGGGACGAAGCTGGCGGCCGGCTGGCCGGTACGCGTCGAGGGCAAGGTGCGCGGCTCCGCGGTCATCGCCGATGTTGACGGGGATAACGCCTACGAGGTCGTCGCCGCGACGGACCAGGGCAACATCTACGCCGTGAATGGCGACGGTACGTGGGTCTCGGGCTGGCCAGTACAGTTTGGCGCACTCGCCGACCGTGCGCCGGCCATAGGTGATATTGACGGTAACAACAAGCTCGACCTGGTGGTCGCCGACGCGGCGTCTCAGGAGATGTTTGCGTTCACCTTGGGCACGGTACCCACGGAAGCCAGGTACGAATGGCGCATGTACGCACATGACTGGAACCGCACTTCGTGTTACGGGTTCACACCCACGGCGCCGACCACGTGGTTGTTCTCGGATGCAATCGTGGACTTCGGTTACTGGGAACGCTTCGGAGCCGGTGGCGCCGGCATAGACCTCTCGACGTATTCGATGAGTTCGCCCTACAGCATGGGCGTGAGCGGCAGTTCGGCTCCTGGCGCATTCGCAAGTGCATATTCTGAGCTCATCAACGCTGATTTCTCCAGGCCGTACAGCGTTAAGTTCTGGTTTGCATATAGCGACTTCTATGAAGCGAACTGGCTCGTATTCGGACACGCCCGCCTGCGGTTGATGAACCAGGACTCACCGGTCATGGTGGACATCGCCGGCGACTGGTCGAACCTCGTCCCACTCGGCCCGCCGTTTGGTGCCCCCACCCCTCCATACGCGTACGCCGATTTCGAGATAAAGGTGGATCCGACAGTGCGGACGATTGAACTGTTGGTATTCGGCGCCTCCATGGGGGTAGTGCAGTATAATACGACGGTAGTTCCCAGTGACCGCATCTGGCTCGAGGACAGAGAGTACCCGGGTGCGTTTCTCACGGGATGGTATGACGACTTCGAGGTGCACGGATTCCTGCCGGTCGTGGCCGTGCAGCCAGAGACGCCTTCCACTCCACCGCTCGCGAATGTGCTTTATCAGAGCTACCCCAACCCGATGAATCCGATGGCGACGATCAAATACTCCGTCAAGGAATCCGGCAAGGTCGTGATCAAGATTTATGATGTTACTGGAAGGGTCGTCAAGGGACTGGTGAACGAAGAAAAGCAGGCTTCGCCGACCGCCTATTCGATCCCGTGGAATGGCACAGACGATTCCGGGCACCGCGTGGCAAGCGGAGTGTACTTCTGCAGAATGGAGGCAAAGAACTTCATCTCGGCAAAGAAAATCGTGTTGTTGCGGTAG